In Streptomyces sp. NBC_01426, one genomic interval encodes:
- the def gene encoding peptide deformylase — MRQRPIPGTTGHVRTMSLLGDPVLHSACAEVTEFGPPLHRLIEDMFATMYAAEGVGLAANQIGVGRRVFVYDCPDDEDVRHVGHIVNPRLVTADGDGFRGPEGCLSLPGLEAGTVRFDHAVVEGFTSDGAPVRIEGTGFFARCLQHECDHLDGTVYAARVTGLRRRRLLRAIRRTPWGARGIARLGERGRPADQADQGEGQGRG; from the coding sequence ATGCGACAGCGCCCCATTCCCGGCACCACCGGACACGTCCGCACCATGAGCCTGCTGGGCGATCCGGTGCTCCACTCGGCCTGCGCGGAGGTCACCGAATTCGGGCCGCCGCTCCACCGGCTGATCGAGGACATGTTCGCGACGATGTACGCCGCCGAGGGCGTCGGCCTCGCGGCCAACCAGATCGGCGTGGGCCGGCGGGTGTTCGTGTACGACTGCCCCGACGACGAGGACGTCCGCCATGTCGGACACATCGTCAACCCCCGGCTGGTCACGGCCGACGGGGACGGGTTCCGCGGCCCCGAGGGCTGCCTCTCACTGCCCGGCCTGGAGGCCGGCACGGTCCGCTTCGACCACGCGGTCGTCGAGGGGTTCACCTCCGACGGCGCGCCCGTGCGGATCGAGGGGACCGGGTTCTTCGCGCGCTGCCTCCAGCACGAGTGCGACCACCTCGACGGCACGGTCTACGCGGCCCGGGTCACCGGGTTGCGGCGACGCCGGCTGCTGCGGGCGATCCGCCGGACGCCGTGGGGTGCGCGGGGAATCGCCCGGCTGGGCGAGCGGGGCCGACCTGCGGATCAGGCGGATCAGGGCGAGGGGCAGGGCCGAGGTTAG
- a CDS encoding TetR family transcriptional regulator: protein METTQQAGEPGAAERRRRELLEAADRVVLRDGPKASMNAIAAEAGITKPILYRHFGDKAGLYQALAVRHTDALLDSLRAALDAPAERRRRVEATLDTYLVAIEARPQVYRFLMHPAEDSHSAERGFDVGLHSAPLLRRLGEELAQVIGERVDLGPGGERLARVWGHGIVGMMHAAGDWWLGERPCERAELVTALTDLLWGRLATAGNRADGPGF from the coding sequence ATGGAGACCACTCAGCAGGCCGGCGAACCGGGAGCGGCCGAGCGCCGGCGACGGGAGTTGCTCGAAGCCGCCGACCGGGTCGTGCTCAGGGACGGCCCGAAGGCCTCCATGAACGCCATCGCGGCCGAGGCGGGCATCACCAAGCCCATCCTCTACCGGCACTTCGGCGACAAGGCGGGGCTCTACCAGGCCCTCGCCGTGCGACACACCGACGCACTGCTCGACTCGCTGCGCGCCGCGCTCGACGCCCCGGCCGAGCGCCGCCGCCGGGTCGAGGCCACCCTGGACACCTACCTCGTCGCGATCGAGGCCCGCCCACAGGTGTACCGCTTCCTGATGCACCCCGCCGAGGACTCGCACTCCGCCGAGCGGGGCTTCGACGTCGGCCTCCACTCGGCCCCGCTGCTGCGCCGCCTGGGCGAGGAACTGGCCCAGGTCATCGGCGAACGCGTCGACCTCGGCCCCGGCGGCGAACGCCTCGCCCGGGTCTGGGGCCACGGCATCGTCGGCATGATGCACGCCGCCGGGGACTGGTGGCTCGGCGAACGCCCCTGCGAGCGGGCGGAGTTGGTCACGGCCCTCACCGACCTGCTGTGGGGCCGGCTGGCGACCGCGGGCAACCGGGCGGACGGCCCCGGCTTCTGA
- a CDS encoding acyl-CoA dehydrogenase family protein, translating into MAEFTMELNDDQKQVRDWIHGFAADVIRPAAAEWDEREETPWPVIQEAAKLGIYSVDFYAQQFFDPTGLGIPMAMEELFWGDAGIALSIVGTGLAAIGVVANGTEEQIGTWIPQMYGDQNDVKVAAFCSSEPDAGSDVGAMRTRAVYDEAKDEWVLNGTKTWATNGGIANVHIVVAVVDPELGTKGHASFIVPPNTPGLAQGQKFKKHGIRASHTAEVVLEDCRIPGSCLLGGKEKLDERLARARERARAGGGERVKNAAMATFEASRPAVGAMAVGTARAAYEVALDYAKTRTQFGRPIIDNQGVAFQLADMRTQIDAARLMVWRASWMAIAGKPFTAAEGSMSKLFASEVAKKVTAQAVQILGGNGFTREYPVERMHRDSAIYTIFEGTSEIQRLVIARTISGMPIR; encoded by the coding sequence ATGGCGGAGTTCACCATGGAGCTCAACGACGACCAGAAGCAGGTGCGGGACTGGATCCACGGCTTCGCCGCCGACGTGATCCGGCCCGCCGCCGCGGAATGGGACGAGCGCGAAGAGACTCCGTGGCCCGTCATCCAGGAGGCCGCGAAGCTCGGCATCTACTCCGTCGACTTCTACGCGCAGCAGTTCTTCGACCCGACCGGTCTCGGCATCCCGATGGCGATGGAAGAGCTCTTCTGGGGTGACGCGGGCATCGCGCTGTCCATCGTCGGCACCGGCCTCGCCGCCATCGGAGTCGTGGCCAACGGCACCGAGGAGCAGATCGGCACCTGGATCCCGCAGATGTACGGCGACCAGAACGACGTGAAGGTCGCGGCCTTCTGCTCCTCCGAGCCGGACGCGGGATCGGACGTCGGGGCGATGCGCACCCGCGCCGTCTACGACGAGGCCAAGGACGAGTGGGTGCTCAACGGCACCAAGACCTGGGCGACCAACGGCGGCATAGCCAACGTCCACATCGTCGTCGCCGTGGTCGATCCCGAGCTCGGCACCAAGGGGCACGCCTCCTTCATCGTGCCGCCGAACACCCCCGGGCTCGCGCAGGGCCAGAAGTTCAAGAAGCACGGCATCCGCGCCTCGCACACCGCCGAGGTGGTGTTGGAGGACTGCCGCATCCCCGGATCCTGCCTCCTCGGCGGCAAGGAGAAGCTCGACGAGCGGCTCGCCCGTGCCCGCGAGCGGGCCAGGGCCGGCGGCGGCGAGCGCGTGAAGAACGCCGCCATGGCCACCTTCGAGGCCTCCCGCCCGGCCGTGGGCGCGATGGCCGTGGGCACGGCCCGCGCGGCCTACGAAGTGGCCCTGGACTACGCCAAGACCCGGACCCAGTTCGGTCGGCCGATCATCGACAACCAGGGTGTGGCGTTCCAACTCGCCGACATGCGGACCCAGATCGACGCGGCTCGGCTGATGGTGTGGCGGGCCTCCTGGATGGCGATCGCGGGCAAGCCCTTCACCGCCGCGGAGGGGTCCATGTCGAAGCTGTTCGCGAGCGAGGTCGCCAAGAAGGTCACCGCCCAGGCGGTCCAGATCCTCGGCGGCAACGGCTTCACCCGTGAATACCCCGTGGAGCGCATGCACCGTGACAGCGCCATCTACACGATCTTCGAGGGCACGAGCGAGATCCAGCGCCTGGTGATCGCCCGGACGATCTCGGGGATGCCGATCCGCTAG
- a CDS encoding SRPBCC family protein, with amino-acid sequence MPAIRIIRTTTLQPAEAWLRLTDWERHGAQVPFTRTTVDTAPPTHVGTLFTARTGVGRLTFDDPMEVTLWTPPAGAAAGLVRLVKHGRVVRGWAEIEVRPHFPSGAQVHWREELSLRGLGRPFDPLVAAAGRFLFGRALDRLLGT; translated from the coding sequence ATGCCCGCTATCCGGATCATTCGCACGACGACCCTCCAGCCCGCCGAGGCGTGGCTGCGACTGACGGACTGGGAGCGCCACGGCGCACAGGTCCCCTTCACCCGGACGACCGTCGATACGGCGCCGCCGACGCACGTCGGAACGCTGTTCACGGCCCGGACGGGCGTGGGAAGGCTCACATTCGACGACCCCATGGAAGTCACCCTCTGGACGCCTCCGGCCGGCGCCGCCGCGGGGCTGGTGCGCCTGGTGAAACACGGTCGTGTGGTCCGGGGCTGGGCGGAGATCGAGGTGCGTCCCCACTTCCCCTCCGGAGCACAGGTCCACTGGCGCGAGGAACTGAGCCTGCGCGGGCTGGGCCGCCCCTTCGACCCGCTCGTCGCGGCGGCGGGCCGCTTCCTCTTCGGCCGGGCCCTCGACCGGTTGTTGGGGACATGA
- a CDS encoding DUF5999 family protein: MCSHQPPCPTADSADHDAAHTVAFHPEQGWSLLCNGAVVFDDTGELLPDGRTVEPRRPALV, from the coding sequence ATGTGCTCCCACCAGCCCCCCTGCCCGACCGCCGACAGCGCCGATCACGACGCCGCCCACACCGTGGCCTTCCACCCCGAACAGGGCTGGAGCCTGCTGTGCAACGGCGCCGTGGTCTTCGACGACACCGGTGAACTGCTCCCCGACGGCCGCACGGTGGAACCCCGCCGACCGGCCCTTGTTTGA
- a CDS encoding ATP-binding protein, whose translation MSGNLPPESAGFVGRERELAHLEQLLPSRRLITLTGVGGVGKTRLARRAAAACGPERPDGVWWVELSPLRDPDLLTATVAHTVGLADHSARSLDEELCAWMADKKLLLVLDTCEHLIAACRHLVGELLQSAPDLTVLTTSREPLGSPGEQLVEVRPLPFDGPDSDALTLFRRRAVAASPPAAAAFEDPARAAIAAEVCRRLDGIPLALELAGARLRSWTLEQMAQRLGARFDVLTDTDDTLLPRHRTMRTTIGWSHELCEPVERLLWARLSVFTGDFDVAAARAVCAGGPLPASRVERVLAGLAAKSVVRRTEERGAGTRYRMLDTIREYGHDWLTELGEVRTVADRHAHWYLALAQAADRGWLGPGQVDWYRRMTAEHPQLRTALEQLLGSEPAAAQEMAGALWFFWFACGHVHEGRAFLERSLRSGPRTGATYTQALWALGLTVMLQGDLDAARGLGEECTRSADRLADPERELRAAYLHAVAVMMPGDSVKALVLAGPRARAGHGGRSSGPGWLLCRLATGFALCDLERFEEAAEEARGLREACAELGERWLRAYADYILAMSALGLGHHGEAARHVRAMLSGKRLLGDRFGIALGLDLLAAAVAGLGDGELAARLLGTGHAWWRTVGRPQMGGSPALTALRDEGERRARAAIGDAAFETAFLGGTAAATG comes from the coding sequence GTGTCGGGAAACCTGCCGCCGGAGTCGGCGGGCTTCGTCGGACGGGAGCGTGAACTCGCCCATCTGGAGCAGCTGTTGCCGAGCCGGCGACTGATCACCCTGACCGGGGTGGGCGGAGTCGGCAAGACCCGGCTCGCCCGGCGGGCCGCCGCCGCGTGCGGGCCCGAACGACCCGACGGGGTCTGGTGGGTCGAACTCTCGCCGTTGCGCGACCCCGACCTGCTCACCGCGACGGTGGCGCACACCGTCGGCCTCGCGGACCACTCGGCCCGGTCGCTGGACGAGGAACTGTGCGCCTGGATGGCGGACAAGAAGCTCCTCCTGGTCCTCGACACCTGCGAGCACCTGATCGCGGCCTGCCGGCACCTCGTGGGGGAACTCCTGCAATCCGCACCGGACCTGACGGTGTTGACCACCTCCCGCGAACCGCTCGGCAGCCCCGGGGAACAGCTCGTCGAGGTACGGCCACTGCCCTTCGACGGGCCGGACAGCGACGCCCTCACCCTCTTCCGCCGGCGGGCCGTCGCCGCGTCCCCACCGGCCGCCGCCGCCTTCGAGGACCCCGCGCGGGCGGCGATCGCCGCCGAGGTGTGCCGCCGGCTCGACGGGATCCCCCTCGCGCTCGAACTGGCGGGCGCGCGGCTGCGGTCGTGGACCCTCGAACAGATGGCACAGCGACTGGGCGCCCGGTTCGACGTGCTGACCGACACCGACGACACCCTGCTCCCCCGGCACCGGACGATGCGGACCACGATCGGCTGGAGCCACGAGCTGTGCGAACCGGTGGAACGCCTGCTGTGGGCGCGCCTGTCGGTGTTCACCGGAGACTTCGACGTGGCCGCCGCCCGGGCGGTGTGCGCGGGCGGCCCGCTCCCCGCCTCCCGGGTGGAGCGGGTCCTGGCGGGCCTCGCGGCCAAGTCCGTGGTCCGGCGCACCGAGGAACGCGGAGCGGGGACCCGCTACCGGATGCTGGACACGATCCGCGAGTACGGACACGACTGGCTGACGGAGCTGGGCGAGGTGCGCACGGTCGCCGACCGGCACGCCCACTGGTACCTCGCGCTCGCCCAGGCCGCCGACCGGGGGTGGCTGGGTCCCGGGCAGGTGGACTGGTACCGCAGGATGACCGCCGAGCACCCGCAACTGCGCACGGCGCTCGAGCAGTTGCTGGGGTCCGAGCCGGCCGCCGCCCAGGAGATGGCCGGGGCGCTCTGGTTCTTCTGGTTCGCGTGCGGGCACGTCCACGAGGGCCGCGCCTTCCTTGAGCGGTCCCTGCGCTCGGGCCCGCGCACGGGCGCCACGTACACGCAGGCGCTGTGGGCTCTCGGGCTGACGGTGATGCTCCAGGGCGACCTGGACGCGGCCCGCGGGCTCGGCGAGGAATGCACCCGCTCGGCGGACCGGCTGGCCGATCCCGAGCGCGAGTTGCGGGCCGCCTACCTGCACGCGGTGGCGGTGATGATGCCCGGGGACTCGGTGAAGGCCCTCGTACTGGCCGGCCCCCGGGCCCGGGCGGGGCACGGCGGGCGTTCCAGTGGTCCGGGCTGGCTGCTGTGCCGGCTCGCCACCGGCTTCGCGCTGTGCGACCTGGAGCGCTTCGAGGAGGCCGCCGAGGAGGCGCGGGGGCTGCGCGAGGCGTGCGCGGAACTGGGCGAGCGATGGTTGCGCGCCTACGCGGACTACATCCTGGCCATGTCGGCGCTGGGGCTCGGGCACCACGGGGAGGCGGCCCGCCACGTCCGGGCCATGCTGTCGGGCAAGCGCCTGCTGGGCGACCGGTTCGGGATCGCGCTCGGCCTGGACCTGCTCGCGGCGGCGGTGGCCGGCTTGGGCGACGGAGAGCTGGCGGCGCGGCTGCTGGGCACCGGACACGCCTGGTGGCGCACGGTGGGGCGGCCTCAGATGGGTGGTTCGCCCGCGCTGACGGCCCTGCGGGACGAGGGCGAGCGGCGGGCCCGCGCGGCGATCGGGGACGCGGCCTTCGAGACGGCGTTCCTGGGCGGCACGGCGGCGGCCACCGGCTGA
- a CDS encoding fibronectin type III domain-containing protein — protein MRHSARSAVPALCLCLALATACAPDGDTEPPHAPAELTAQAGSATSVHVMWRAAPDDEGVTGYQVFQGDHLVRELPADKTMVDVTGLAPATAYAFTVRARDATGNRSPLSEPARATTPAAKAEDRRAPSAPPTTTGRAEGPRAARLTWTAATDDTGVTAYDVHQGGVRIHTAGAGESATTVTGLQPGTRYTFTVRARDGADNTSPDGPTVELTTPPDPGQGPDTAPGALTATASPGLVDLSWTAPDTGRRTDEYQLYVNDRPVTVIQFGAGAAIPSGTGRVEHRITVTEPAGTVWAVKLRARLPDGNWGAFTPETRVVLAR, from the coding sequence TTGCGACACTCCGCGCGAAGCGCCGTCCCCGCGCTCTGCCTCTGTCTGGCACTCGCCACGGCGTGCGCCCCGGACGGCGACACCGAACCCCCGCACGCCCCGGCCGAACTCACCGCGCAGGCCGGCAGCGCCACCTCGGTCCACGTCATGTGGCGAGCGGCCCCGGACGACGAGGGGGTGACCGGCTATCAGGTCTTCCAGGGCGACCACCTGGTCCGCGAACTCCCGGCCGACAAGACGATGGTGGACGTCACGGGCCTCGCCCCGGCGACCGCCTACGCCTTCACGGTCCGGGCCCGGGACGCGACCGGCAACCGCTCCCCGCTCAGTGAGCCCGCCCGGGCGACCACACCGGCGGCGAAGGCCGAGGACCGGCGGGCCCCGTCGGCGCCCCCCACCACCACGGGCCGCGCCGAAGGCCCCCGAGCGGCCCGGCTGACGTGGACGGCGGCGACGGACGACACGGGCGTCACCGCGTACGACGTCCACCAGGGCGGCGTACGCATCCACACGGCCGGCGCCGGCGAGAGCGCCACCACCGTGACCGGCCTCCAGCCGGGCACCCGCTACACCTTCACCGTCCGCGCCCGGGACGGCGCCGACAACACCTCCCCCGACGGCCCGACGGTGGAGCTGACCACGCCGCCCGACCCCGGGCAGGGCCCGGACACCGCGCCGGGCGCGCTCACGGCGACCGCCTCCCCCGGGCTGGTCGACCTGTCCTGGACCGCACCGGACACCGGTCGACGCACCGACGAGTACCAGCTCTACGTCAACGACCGGCCCGTCACCGTCATCCAGTTCGGCGCCGGCGCGGCGATCCCGTCCGGCACCGGAAGGGTGGAGCACCGGATCACGGTGACCGAGCCGGCCGGCACCGTGTGGGCCGTGAAACTGCGGGCGCGACTGCCCGACGGGAACTGGGGGGCCTTCACCCCGGAGACCCGTGTGGTCCTCGCCCGCTGA
- a CDS encoding ABC transporter substrate-binding protein, with protein MTARTARGVAATTLAATLIAGAAACSAPSGGGEAGRAADTAVVGIATEPETLSPLLGYGKDGNSKIFDGLLTHDADMKLRPALAEALPEVSADGRTYTYRLRQGVKFSDGQPFGAKDVVFTYRTILDAKTNNASKTELDAIQGVEARGDDTVVFTLKYPYAPFAERTVLPIAPEHIAGRQDVNSGDFTTRPVGTGPYVLTNWSKGEKIGFKANPAYWGGEPAVKKFTMVVIKDDDVRATRLRSGELDGAILPPALAKALGGKGGGKDTARTLHAAKTFDYRNVTLPSAHEVTGDPAVRRALDLAVDRTTMVDKLLEGAGKPAYGPVPTDSPWFTAGTERAYDLDRAKRILDEAGWRTGDDGIRVKDGIRASFPLWYTSGDKIRQDHALAFASDAKKAGIEVKTEAGTWEVIEPRMKTDAVLAGGGSPADPDFDQYLLLNSALAGDGFNNMARYDNKTVDQALLDGRKSGDPAARKAAYDTVQRELLANPGYVFLTHIDHLYVVDDKWDGLTTQVEPHDHGLGSGPWWNIESWKPKRK; from the coding sequence ATGACGGCCCGGACAGCACGAGGAGTGGCCGCCACCACGCTCGCCGCCACGCTCATCGCGGGCGCGGCAGCCTGCTCGGCCCCCTCGGGAGGCGGCGAAGCGGGCCGCGCGGCGGACACCGCCGTCGTCGGCATCGCGACCGAACCGGAGACCCTCAGCCCGCTCCTCGGATACGGCAAGGACGGCAACTCCAAGATCTTCGACGGGCTGCTCACGCACGACGCGGACATGAAGCTTCGGCCCGCCCTCGCCGAGGCCCTGCCGGAGGTATCCGCCGACGGACGCACCTACACGTACCGGCTCCGCCAGGGCGTGAAGTTCAGCGACGGGCAGCCCTTCGGCGCCAAGGACGTCGTCTTCACCTACCGGACGATCCTGGACGCGAAGACCAACAACGCCTCCAAGACCGAACTCGACGCGATCCAAGGCGTCGAGGCGCGGGGCGACGACACCGTCGTCTTCACGCTGAAGTACCCCTACGCGCCGTTCGCCGAGCGGACCGTGCTGCCGATCGCACCCGAGCACATCGCGGGCCGCCAGGACGTCAACAGCGGCGACTTCACCACCCGACCCGTCGGCACCGGCCCGTACGTCCTCACCAACTGGTCCAAGGGCGAGAAGATCGGCTTCAAGGCCAACCCCGCCTACTGGGGCGGCGAGCCCGCCGTGAAGAAGTTCACCATGGTCGTCATCAAGGACGACGACGTGCGTGCGACCCGACTGCGCTCCGGCGAACTCGACGGCGCGATCCTCCCGCCCGCCCTGGCCAAGGCCCTCGGCGGGAAGGGCGGGGGCAAGGACACGGCGCGCACGCTCCACGCGGCCAAGACCTTCGACTACCGCAACGTGACCCTCCCCAGCGCCCACGAGGTCACCGGCGACCCGGCCGTCCGCCGGGCGCTGGACCTCGCCGTCGACCGCACGACCATGGTCGACAAGCTCCTGGAGGGCGCCGGCAAGCCCGCCTACGGGCCGGTCCCCACCGACAGCCCCTGGTTCACGGCCGGCACGGAACGGGCGTACGACCTCGACCGGGCGAAGCGAATCCTCGACGAGGCCGGTTGGAGGACCGGAGACGACGGCATCCGCGTCAAGGACGGGATCCGCGCCTCCTTCCCGCTCTGGTACACCTCCGGCGACAAGATCCGCCAGGACCACGCACTCGCCTTCGCCTCCGACGCCAAGAAGGCCGGCATCGAGGTCAAGACCGAGGCCGGCACCTGGGAGGTCATCGAACCCCGGATGAAGACCGACGCGGTCCTCGCCGGCGGCGGCTCCCCGGCCGACCCCGACTTCGACCAGTACCTGCTGCTCAACTCCGCACTGGCCGGCGACGGCTTCAACAACATGGCCCGGTACGACAACAAGACCGTCGACCAGGCGCTCCTCGACGGCCGCAAGAGCGGCGACCCGGCCGCACGCAAGGCCGCGTACGACACCGTCCAGCGGGAACTGCTGGCGAACCCCGGCTACGTCTTCCTCACCCACATCGACCACCTGTACGTGGTCGACGACAAGTGGGACGGGCTCACCACCCAGGTCGAGCCGCACGACCACGGCCTCGGCTCCGGCCCCTGGTGGAACATCGAGAGCTGGAAGCCGAAGCGGAAGTGA
- a CDS encoding ABC transporter permease, with the protein MAGRRTLFAAPVLLAVTFGVFAVAAMSPFDPVKAYAGAAGLTASQADLDQLRANLDVDQPLVARWWEWLTSALTGDLGTSSVMRQPVGDVIAERVGWSALLALCAFALAVLVGTALGVLAARRQGGPLDRAVSALAYTLEAAPAFWLGLLAIWFFSVRLGVLPSGGLTDASDDVVTPGQVASHLVLPALVLGISQLPWFFLYVRQGVAEALDEDPVRGARARGIAERRILIGHALRSGVLPMLTLIGSRVPELITGALLVETVFSWPGIAAATVQAATSVDFPLLAALTVSATAAVLAGNLLSDLLYGLADPRVGFDG; encoded by the coding sequence ATGGCCGGCCGCCGCACCCTGTTCGCCGCCCCCGTGCTGCTCGCCGTCACCTTCGGGGTGTTCGCCGTCGCCGCGATGTCCCCCTTCGACCCCGTCAAGGCGTACGCCGGCGCGGCCGGCCTCACCGCCTCGCAGGCCGATCTCGACCAACTGCGCGCCAACCTCGACGTCGACCAGCCGCTGGTCGCACGCTGGTGGGAGTGGCTCACCTCCGCCCTCACCGGAGACCTCGGAACCTCCTCCGTCATGCGCCAACCCGTCGGCGACGTCATCGCCGAACGGGTCGGCTGGTCGGCGCTGCTCGCCCTCTGCGCCTTCGCACTGGCCGTGCTGGTGGGCACGGCCCTCGGAGTGCTCGCCGCCCGGCGACAGGGCGGCCCGCTCGACCGGGCCGTCTCCGCGCTCGCCTACACCCTGGAAGCGGCCCCGGCCTTCTGGCTGGGCCTGCTGGCCATCTGGTTCTTCTCCGTACGGCTCGGCGTCCTGCCCTCCGGCGGCCTCACGGACGCCTCCGACGACGTGGTCACCCCCGGCCAGGTCGCCTCCCACCTGGTGCTGCCGGCGCTGGTGCTGGGGATCTCCCAACTGCCCTGGTTCTTCCTGTACGTACGCCAGGGCGTGGCCGAGGCCCTGGACGAGGACCCCGTGCGCGGGGCCAGGGCACGCGGCATCGCCGAGCGGCGGATCCTGATCGGGCACGCCCTGCGTTCCGGGGTGCTCCCGATGCTGACCCTGATCGGGTCACGGGTGCCCGAACTGATCACCGGGGCACTGCTGGTGGAGACCGTGTTCAGCTGGCCCGGCATCGCGGCGGCCACCGTACAGGCCGCCACCTCGGTGGACTTCCCGCTGCTCGCCGCCCTCACGGTGTCGGCCACCGCGGCCGTGCTCGCCGGGAACCTGCTGTCCGACCTGCTGTACGGACTCGCCGACCCCAGGGTGGGCTTCGATGGCTGA